The following coding sequences lie in one Primulina huaijiensis isolate GDHJ02 chromosome 2, ASM1229523v2, whole genome shotgun sequence genomic window:
- the LOC140967021 gene encoding galactokinase-like, whose product MAVHDELPVPILTSLEPVYGSGPQLKEAELRFNRLRSKFVECFGHTPDIYARSPGRVNLIGEHIDYEGYSVLPMAIRQDTIVAIRKCELNEKEKGLKIANVNDKYAVCYYPADSDQDIDLKNHRWGHYFICGYKGFYEYVKSKGKDAGKPVGLEVVVDGIVPTGSGLSSSAAFVCSSTIAIMAALGMNFPKKDLAQLTCDCERHIGTQSGGMDQAISVMAQSGFATLIDFNPIRGTEVQLPTSGTFVIAHSLAESQKAVTAATNYNNRVVECRLASIVLSIKLGMKPEEAITNVKTLSDVEGLCVSFASTHGSSDPVLAVKELLKEEPYSAEDVEKITNQKLLAIFANSPTSLDVLRAAKHFKLHQRAAHVYSEAKRVYAFKDTVSSKLSDEEMLKKLGDLMNDSHYSCSVLYECSCPELEELVKISRDNGALGARLTGAGWGGCAVALVKESTVPQFILNLKEQYYKSRIEKGVIKKDDVDLYVFASKPSSGSAIIKF is encoded by the exons ATGGCGGTACACGATGAGCTGCCTGTGCCCATTTTAACTTCTCTGGAACCCGTTTACGGGTCCGGGCCTCAGCTTAAAGAAGCAGAACTCCGATTCAATCGCTTGAGATCCAAGTTCGTCGAGTGCTTTGGGCACACCCCTGATATCTACGCTCGATCCCCTG GGAGGGTGAATTTGATAGGGGAGCACATAGATTATGAAGGTTATTCGGTGTTACCTATGGCGATCAGGCAAGACACGATCGTGGCCATACGAAAATGCGAGTTGAATGAGAAGGAGAAAGGTCTAAAGATTGCGAATGTGAATGACAAGTACGCCGTTTGTTATTACCCAGCGGATTCTGATCAG GATATTGATTTAAAGAATCATCGATGGGGTCACTATTTCATTTGCGG GTACAAAGGTTTCTATGAGTATGTCAAATCAAAAGGAAAAGATGCTGGTAAACCAGTTGGACTCGAGGTGGTGGTTGATGGCATAGTTCCAACAG GGTCTGGCTTATCGAGCTCCGCTGCATTTGTTTGCTCTTCTACAATCGCTATAATGGCGGCATTAGGAATGAACTTTCCCAAG aaaGACCTCGCTCAACTTACTTGTGATTGTGAAAGACACATAGGCACCCAATCTGGTGGAATGGACCag GCTATCTCTGTTATGGCTCAATCTGGCTTCGCAACACTAATTGATTTCAACCCTATTCGAGGCACAGAGGTGCAGTTGCCTACCAGTGGGACGTTTGTAATAGCGCATTCATTGGCCGAATCTCAGAAAGCAGTAACAGCCGCCACTAATTACAACAACAGAGTCGTTGAGTGCCGATTAGCGTCT ATTGTACTGAGCATAAAGCTTGGAATGAAACCCGAGGAAGCGATAACCAATGTGAAGACTCTCTCAGATGTTGAAGGATTATGTGTGTCATTTGCAAGTACCCATGGATCTTCTGATCCCGTTCTCGCTGTCAAG GAACTCTTGAAAGAGGAACCATACAGCGCTGAAGATGTCGAAAAAATCACCAATCAAAAGCTGCTAGCTATCTTTGCCAATTCTCCTACGAGCTTGGATGTTCTTAGAGCTGCCAAACATTTTAAGTTACACCAG AGAGCTGCCCATGTTTACTCGGAAGCCAAACGAGTTTACGCTTTCAAAGATACCGTTTCCTCAAAGTTAAG TGACGAAGAAATGTTGAAGAAACTCGGGGACCTGATGAACGATAGCCACTACAGCTGCAGTGTCTTGTACGAGTGCAG CTGTCCCGAGCTAGAGGAGCTTGTTAAGATCAGTCGAGACAATGGTGCTCTTGGGGCAAGGCTAACAGGAGCTGGGTGGGGAGGTTGTGCTGTTGCTTTGGTCAAGGAGAGCACCGTCCCCCAGTTTATCCTTAACTTGAAG GAGCAATACTATAAATCAAGAATTGAGAAGGGAGTGATCAAGAAAGATGATGTTGACTTGTACGTTTTTGCTTCCAAGCCATCGAGTGGCTCCGCTATCATAAAATTTTAG
- the LOC140967004 gene encoding uncharacterized protein, with the protein MDLTSVKERDIVIDIETCVNSSKEEVSLEILDDQVGKVVSFTACGMPMVLEELANGEISASLPVYVKNVSEISSDLGKSARKDSRKSTSVKKPPKPPRPPRSSIDAADQKLIKEMAEFAMIKRARIERMKALKKMKSSKASSSASASASASSSGNLVALLFTVLFCIAIIFKGCHPSGMHPRNNTAIHVHGYSESSSEINGNSIVVQVKNRKNLSMGNAPLMSAGSPF; encoded by the exons ATGGATCTTACTTCTGTAAAAGAAAGAGACATTGTGATTGATATTGAGACCTGTGTAAATTCAAGCAAAGAAGAAGTGAGTCTTGAAATTTTGGATGATCAAGTTGGAAAGGTGGTATCTTTCACAGCATGTGGTATGCCGATGGTTCTAGAAGAATTGGCGAATGGTGAAATTTCAGCGAGCCTTCCTGTATATGTGAAAAATGTCAGTGAGATTTCTTCAGATTTGGGCAAGAGTGCGAGGAAAGATAGTCGGAAGTCAACGAGTGTTAAAAAGCCTCCTAAACCTCCGCGTCCACCAAGATCTTCGATTGATGCAGCTGATCAGAAGCTTATTAAAGAGATGGCGGAATTTGCCATGATAAAACGTGCTAGGATTGAACGAATGAAGGCGTTGaagaaaatgaaatcgtcaaaagCTTCATCATCAGCATCTGCATCTGCTTCTGCTTCATCAAGTGGCAATTTGGTTGCTTTGCTGTTCACCGTTCTGTTTTGTATAGCCATAATTTTTAAAG GATGCCACCCTTCAGGAATGCACCCGAGGAATAACACCGCCATTCACGTCCATGGATATTCTGAATCAAGTAGTGAAATAAATGGAAATAGTATTGTGGTTCAAGTTAAAAACCGGAAAAATTTATCCATGGGTAATGCACCCTTGATGAGCGCTGGATCTCCCTT TTAA
- the LOC140966996 gene encoding desiccation-related protein PCC13-62-like: MLRTMSISTSLLLLLLLLLLHGGSVLSEDLPKSDVDHLEFPLNLEYMEAEFFAWGAFGHGLDVLEPNLTSGGPPPIGAQIAKLSPLIRDIIGQFAYQEFGHVRAIKKTVPGFPRPQLDLSTKSFATVMNNAFGKELDPPFDPYENDLNYLIASYVIPYVGLTGYVGANPKLQSPTAKKLVAKLLGVEAGQDAVLRALLYERAAVPVAPYGYTVAEFTDKISNLRNKLGNQGLKDEGLIVHPSQGPEGKSAGNVLAGDADSLAFDRTPKEILRIVYASGKESEPGGFYPNGADGETAKSYLKLSCI; the protein is encoded by the exons ATGTTGAGAACAATGTCTATTTCCACctccctcctcctcctcctcctcctacTACTCCTCCACGGCGGCTCTGTGTTGTCGGAGGATCTGCCAAAATCGGATGTCGATCATCTGGAGTTCCCTTTGAATTTGGAATACATGGAAGCTGAGTTCTTCGCTTGGGGAGCTTTCGGTCATGGCTTGGACGTTCTTGAGCCTAACCTTACGTCCGGAGGCCCACCGCCTATCGGTGCTCAGATTGCTAAACTCAGTCCATTGATAAGAGACATCATAGGGCAGTTTGCATACCAAGAATTTGGACACGTGAG GGCAATAAAAAAGACAGTTCCCGGATTTCCCCGACCCCAACTTGACCTAAGCACAAAATCGTTTGCAACCGTGATGAATAATGCATTTGGGAAAGAGTTGGATCCTCCATTTGATCCCTATGAGAATGATCTCAATTATCTGATTGCATCCTATGTTATCCCCTATGTTGGCCTCACAGGATATGTCGGAGCTAATCCAAAACTCCAATCCCCAACCGCCAAAAAG CTTGTGGCGAAACTCTTAGGCGTCGAAGCAGGCCAAGATGCGGTCCTTCGGGCATTACTCTATGAACGTGCCGCTGTACCAGTGGCACCCTATGGTTATACAGTGGCAGAATTTACAGATAAGATTTCAAACCTGAGGAATAAGCTTGGAAATCAAGGATTGAAAGATGAAGGTCTCATCGTTCACCCCAGCCAAGGTCCAGAGGGGAAAAGTGCAGGTAATGTGCTAGCAGGCGATGCAGACTCGTTGGCGTTTGATCGAACACCCAAGGAAATACTTAGGATTGTGTATGCAAGTGGGAAGGAGAGTGAGCCTGGTGGATTCTACCCCAATGGAGCTGATGGTGAGACAGCTAAGTCATACTTGAAGTTAAGTTGCATATAG